The Stratiformator vulcanicus genome has a segment encoding these proteins:
- a CDS encoding ExbD/TolR family protein has protein sequence MRIKKKEAAIADVDMTPMIDIVFQLIAFFMVITNFENTRADERVKLPKDELAKPPEIAREDDLLLNIGYIRNQQGEKQSDALLFYGDGETYPVLEIGPVLEREVKYFKDLGTEADDVTIVIRSDAEIPTGLVQETIKFSQEAGFSKFALKATQKVE, from the coding sequence ATGAGAATTAAGAAGAAAGAAGCCGCGATCGCCGATGTCGATATGACACCGATGATCGACATCGTGTTTCAGTTGATCGCGTTCTTCATGGTGATCACGAACTTCGAAAACACGCGGGCCGATGAACGGGTGAAACTGCCGAAGGACGAACTGGCGAAGCCCCCGGAAATTGCCCGCGAAGATGACCTGTTGCTCAACATCGGATACATCCGCAATCAGCAGGGGGAGAAGCAGTCAGACGCCCTGCTCTTTTACGGCGATGGCGAAACCTACCCGGTGCTCGAAATCGGCCCCGTGTTGGAACGCGAGGTGAAGTACTTTAAAGACCTCGGGACGGAAGCGGACGACGTGACGATCGTGATCCGTTCCGACGCGGAGATTCCGACCGGCCTCGTTCAAGAGACGATTAAATTTTCGCAGGAAGCGGGCTTCTCCAAATTCGCGTTGAAGGCCACGCAAAAAGTCGAGTGA
- a CDS encoding ExbD/TolR family protein, with product MKFRHSNKKAEKIEPQMAPMIDVVFQLLIFFMLTLKIIEPEGDFNINMPIGQSQESASEPLLPDIKVRMVATPDGDLASLELNRRKLGNGPEAFERLNGEILRILGNPNDPANADIEVELDADYNLNYRYTVEAISAVRGRLDPSSGQVVSYVEKIKFAPPRRPEAGG from the coding sequence ATGAAGTTTCGACACTCCAATAAGAAGGCGGAGAAAATCGAGCCGCAGATGGCTCCGATGATCGACGTCGTCTTTCAGCTACTGATTTTCTTCATGCTCACGCTGAAAATCATTGAGCCGGAGGGAGACTTCAATATCAACATGCCGATCGGTCAGTCACAGGAATCGGCGAGCGAGCCGTTGCTGCCCGATATCAAGGTCCGCATGGTCGCGACACCCGACGGTGACTTGGCGAGCCTCGAATTGAACCGCCGGAAGCTGGGCAATGGTCCGGAGGCGTTCGAGCGACTCAACGGCGAAATTCTGCGGATTCTCGGCAATCCGAATGACCCGGCCAATGCCGATATCGAGGTCGAACTCGACGCGGATTATAACCTGAATTACCGCTACACGGTCGAAGCGATTTCCGCCGTGAGGGGCCGGCTCGACCCGTCGTCCGGGCAGGTTGTCTCGTACGTCGAGAAAATCAAATTCGCCCCGCCCCGTCGCCCCGAAGCCGGCGGCTAA
- a CDS encoding MotA/TolQ/ExbB proton channel family protein: MSLMSRLSAVSWLVLLATVIAVGFNDFAWAQDADGGADPGAAAPAEPAAPAAVPADDGAGGETEEITQESFLSWMIRASGAFGLVLLILSFVMVALIMMNILQVRRANMLPVDFIEDFEGKLQGKDFQGAYELARTDDSVIARVLAAGLGKLNRGYAEAVEGMQEVGEDEGMAMEHRLSYLALISAIAPMIGLMGTVWGMIQSFQTIARSTTQPKPAELADGISTALFTTLEGLMVAIPAMVAYSLLRNRVNRFMLEVGIVSEGLMQRLSMAGKGRPASGGTAAATSPAAPQS, translated from the coding sequence ATGTCGCTGATGTCTCGCCTCTCGGCCGTGTCCTGGCTCGTCCTCCTTGCGACGGTGATCGCTGTCGGCTTCAACGATTTCGCTTGGGCCCAGGACGCCGATGGCGGTGCTGATCCCGGAGCCGCGGCTCCGGCTGAACCTGCCGCGCCGGCAGCCGTTCCTGCCGATGACGGAGCTGGCGGCGAGACGGAAGAAATCACGCAGGAGAGTTTTCTCTCTTGGATGATTCGGGCGTCGGGCGCGTTCGGCTTGGTGCTGCTGATCCTCTCGTTTGTGATGGTGGCCCTCATCATGATGAACATTCTGCAGGTCCGCCGGGCCAACATGCTGCCCGTCGATTTCATTGAAGACTTCGAAGGCAAATTGCAGGGCAAAGACTTTCAGGGCGCCTATGAGCTCGCCCGCACCGATGATTCGGTCATCGCCCGCGTCCTGGCAGCCGGTTTGGGCAAGCTGAACCGCGGCTACGCCGAAGCGGTCGAGGGGATGCAGGAGGTGGGTGAAGACGAGGGCATGGCGATGGAACACCGCTTGAGCTATCTCGCTCTGATTAGCGCGATCGCCCCGATGATCGGCCTGATGGGAACGGTCTGGGGGATGATTCAAAGTTTCCAGACGATCGCCCGCTCGACGACGCAACCAAAACCGGCCGAACTGGCCGACGGTATTTCGACGGCCCTGTTCACAACGCTTGAAGGTCTGATGGTGGCAATCCCCGCGATGGTCGCTTACAGCCTGCTCCGCAACCGCGTGAATCGATTTATGCTCGAGGTCGGAATCGTCAGTGAAGGACTGATGCAGCGGTTGAGCATGGCCGGCAAGGGCCGCCCTGCCTCCGGCGGCACGGCGGCAGCAACGTCGCCCGCAGCACCGCAGTCTTAA